ttttttttctcctctcttaCAGGGCTTATTAGGTTGGAGTTACTACTTGATAATGCTTCCCTTCAGGTTTACGTATTATACACTTCTGGACATATTCAGGTATCAAAGCAGTCGATCTATAATAAACTTGTAATGTTTTACACTACTactagtatttttatttttaattctttagaTTCGCCCTGAGATTCATTCGACCAGATCCGAGGGGTCGTGTCACAGATCCTGTTGGAGATGTCATGTCCTTTATTCATAGTTTTGAGGAGAAATACGGTCGATCGCATCCTGTATTCTACCAAGGAACATATAGTCAGGTATGCtgatataaaacaaatgaagtacattTACCTTTTCGTGTATTTGACCAGACATCTAAAGGCTGAAACAATCAATAATCATTCTTAATGTGTAATATCTATTGTACTTCCCCCTCCTCCTTCTTCTAGGCTCTGAATGATGCCAAGCGAGAACTTCGCTACTTGTTAGTTTACCTTCATGGAGATGATCACCAGGACACAGATGAGTTCTGCAGGTAGGTTTCAAGTTGGGAAGTTCTCTTCTATACACATTCACATTTGTTTAGCTTGTGATCTTTATAACCAGAGCTCTTGTCTGCTTTCAGAACCACATTATGTTCAGAAGAGGTACTGACCTTCATCAACACAAGGATGCTGTTTTGGGCATGCTCCACCAGCAAGCCAGAAGGTTACAGAGGTAACTAGCTTGACATCAACGCCACTTTGTGATAAATCCCTTTCAGAATGCTGTTGCGGTATCATTGTTATCACACCACAACTGACTATTGAGCTGACTATCTTGTCTTAATGTTGTGTGTTCAGTCTCTCAGGCCCTGCGTGAGAACACTTATCCCTTCCTGGCTATGATCATGCTGAAGGATCGCAAAATGACAGTTGTTGGGAGACTGGAGGGATTGATCCAGCCTGAGGATCTTATCAACCAGCTGACCTTCATCATGGAGGCAAACCAGACATATCTAATGTCAGAACGACTAGAGAGGTACGATTACAAATTTAGCTTTCTGAAGAATTGAAACTCACCcctatgtgtgtgcatttaattataatataaaaaactatattataatTGATTGTAATTGATGGTGTTATTGATGGGATGTTTTGGTCTATCTATCTGTAGGGAGGAGAGGAATCAGACGCAGGTACTGAGGCAGCAGCAAGATGAAGCTTACCTGGCCTCCCTACGTGCAGACCaggaaaaagacagaaagaaaagagaagaacaaGAGCAAAAACGTCAAGAAGAGGAGAAGGCACGCCAGAGTGTCCTTGCCGAAGAGAGGAGACGAAGAGTAAGTGATTGGATATTATGTGAAGGAAACTAAATTTAGAAATTTACTTGACATTTACCATCGCTGTCACTTGATTAAAGAACTTTAATCGTTTACCTAAAAATcttaattgttaataaatgccctcatgttgttccaaacctgtaagaccttcatttttcttcagaacacaaattaagatatatttgaTGCATTACAAGAGTTCTATAACCCTCCCATAGACTGCAAGGGTCCTAACACGGTCAAGGCTCAGAATAGCAGCAAggagatcattaaaaaaaatgacacgaAAGTTTGTAAATAACTGTCaaatatagttacatttttgggtgaactgtacctttttaatatataatgcatatactGTCTCTAACTTAAAACCGGAGGTCTCTTTCATTGCACATCACAATTAATGTCCATGATGCCTGTCAGTTGATTGATTTCAGACGTCTGTAGCTGTGgctaattacatttaatgactTTCTAATGATTGCGTGATTACAGACACTGGAAGAAGAGAAGGAGCGCAAGTCTGAATGTCTTCCTCCCGAGCCACCCCTGGATGACCCAGACAGTGTCAAAATAGTGTTCAAATTGCCCAACGATACACGTGTGGAGCGGAGATTCCTCTTCAGCCAGTCATTGACAGTAAACAACCTtcatttgcttttctttttctctcatttgtGCGGCGCAGAGTTCCGTAACATTATGATATCAGTGTCTGCGGTTAAAGATAAGAAAACTCGGCAGACACTGTTTCAGGGTTTaaggaaaatatttaaacaaaaactgtaaactTTAAACTGAActtctaaaatgtcttttaccCCCTTTTTAGGTAATACATGACTTCCTGTTTTCATTGAAAGAGACCCCCGAGAAATTCCAAATAGTAACGAATTTCCCACGCCGGGTCCTGCCCTGCCTGCCGACGGAAGAGCAGCCCAATCCCCCTACTCTGATGGAGGCCGGTCTGAGCCGGTCAGAAGTCCTCTTTGTGCAGGACCTCACAGACGATTGACATTTAGCTAACCCCCTGCTCACCACTCGAGTCCCGCCTCCCCCTCCAGTTTGTTCTTCTGTTTGATGGCCTGGACGAGGGGTCACCGAGATAAACCTTTTACcgaatttaaaaagaaaaaaaaaataacccatCCTTCCCTGCAGTGAAGTTTTGTTCTGTAAAATGAGTGCAAGGTGAACGGCCCTGTAAATATATGACCTAGATATTTAAGGACAAGCCTGGAAGCCACAACagagttatcttttttttcttttcttttctttttttaatgcaaatcaaAGTCGACCATATAATGTATCTCATCTAACGACCAAAAGAGGGTTGTCGGCAAAGGATCCGATGGGCTGCTAGCGATTTCAAGTGAATTCAAATCAGAAAACTAAAGGCCACAGCTTTTCCATGTGGCTCTGTCTATATAGAGTATAGTGCAAGTCTGCCCATAGTGTGCCTGTGGTAATTCATAGATGCCTATGTTGCCTGTCGTCCATCTGATGGGTCTGGTCATGTAAAGATGTAATTTTCCAAttctaaattaaacattttaaaatgttcttgttGTTTGACTAACAATGTTTTGGTTCAAGCTTGTTCAACATTTGCATTGCAGCCTGCTGCACAAACCTGAaacattttttcctatttttgtAGGTATGTGGAAATAAAATACGGTGCTAAATAATGACTTAACGTTCATTGtaaagttttataaaataattggaGAGGCAGTAACACAATTACCTTGTTTTGTAGCATTTAGTCTGTTTGAATGTGAGTTTGAACTATTACGATGAATCTCATAAAGCTGGTCAGAAGATGGGGTGACGTttcctaaaaatataaaaatccagtctaatataaaaaagtattattacttttattttgcattgcgGCTTTCAGAGTTTTAATGCTATATAGTATGTTATACTGCTGTTATTGCTGTTAATCATGTCCACAATGATTGATTTATATTACTGTAACATAGCAATGATGAGCATTGAGAATATAAATTGATTTCtcaatgtaaaaaatgactgcataaataaatatggatgCATCTATATTCTAgccaatataaaaaatatatttatgactaGTAAATGGCTGATTTTAGatctatactttttttctatGATGGAGGTGAACGTATGCCTTTACTATgcaatgaaagtgaaaaatatgTTGCACAATAGGTCAGTATCTGCCTCGTTAAATTAGTTTTAGGAAGAATTTGGACACTAACTTAGTAATAGTAGTAATCTGCGGTTATCCTagatcatacaaaaaaaagtaaaatttcttaaaacaaatttaacaaCACAAGAGGCAGAAACTGACCTATAACTAATACGGTGGCAATATATTGTTAGGTCTGAATGTTtatgaaatatgctttttataCAAAACATAGAATTTGCTCACAGTAGTGCAATAATCAATTTATGACAGGAATGAAAACAAGGCTGCGAGTGACAGAAACACAGTGCATTCAATGGATTATACTGTTGTTTAACAGAGTAATGATTgttcagttgaaaaaaaaaaaaaaaacagttctgaaAGACGTACACAGCGTGTGCCATTGTAAAGACGTTGTTTACATCCACATTAAACCATCGGCCATCTAACCTGATTAAGggttattgcttttgattaaacTGGGGGTGGGGCCTGAACCTTCTTTATGAGATTCACCTTTTTACTCTGAGACAGAAATCTTCAGACAAATAACTGAAGTGCAACACATCTGTGCAATACATTTAAAGCAGTGATTACTTTAGTCAAGTGTAGTATGAGTATACATCACACATTTATTAGTGAACAACCCTCTCCAATCagccacaattaaaaaaaatatgattgcaCTACTCAGTAAAGCAGAACTAgcaactttcatttaaaaaaagtacaaatcttaaaaatttcaaTCAGTATAcagatgtatttataatacactaTAACTAGTTATATGTTAAATGCTACAAACAATGATTCCAATGGAATGAAAAAATTATAGCATTAAGAACCATTtcctatatataatatatatattagctttttttatttctttttttattttttttattgttgttttttttttttttcttcaaatacaaacatggcaaaaatgAGGTAACTGTAAATGTGCAAGTACCAAAGCAAAATATCTTCCTAATACAGAACACATGCCCCTGGCCCTGTTGTTGGCTGGGTAGTCTGGAGTTCAGGCAATGACTGACCCCTAAAGGCCAGGAGGAGAATAGAACAGTAAACAATCCACTATCCCACCACAGCAAGAAATCATTGGTAAACAATCAGTGGCGTCTATGGAGCAATCAACAAATCACAAATCCTAAAGTATTTAGCTGCTTATTGGAACACAATTTTCCACCACACAAGCTGTGAGATTATTTATTAGTTGAATCACAGAAAGACTACAAGATTCTATTTATCATCATAACTCataggttgttgttttttttttctttctttttagtaaTTCAATACAGGTAACACTGAGGTTTTCAAGGAATCTTGGTTATTATGAAAAATTCCttttataaatctaaataagGATATATTAGAAATAGCCCACAGCCGGTTACCCCAAGCAAAAGTGCTTGCGTGTATATATCAAcaacttatttttaaaccataaCAGTTACAGATGCTCAAGGTAGAGAGAACCGTACAACAGGTACATATATTTCTGACCGTTTTGGTGAATGAGTGATAACGCTGTGTTTTTTAACCCACACAACACCTCCAACTACTTCGATTTAAGGCAGATGTATTGAATCTGATCACTCGggcagtaaaataatattatccTTTAAAACGGTCTACCAGCACATACGAGTAaagctaaatagttttcttttttctgtttgttttcttcattgaaACCCCTGTTGATAATGTTATTAACTGTTTCTGACCACCGTGAGGGTACTAGTAGCACTGCATGCTGTATGAATAGAGACCCATAACAAACTATTGCATTCTCTTATGTGAATGTAGCATTACACCTAAATATAGAATATCTAGCACCTTTTTACTATATGGCTTTCCATTATCTAGATTCCAGGCAAGTGTGTCAGTAACTGAGGCAACGATAGAAGCACAAATGTGGTGAGGAGCCTATCAAATCACGTGTTTCCCACTTCAAAAAGCCACTGTCTTCCAACTGGCGTCAAGCTTAAAACGTCCTATATTATtagtcttaattttttttttttcctattaattttcttttgcaAGTACAAGCACAATAAAATCTTGTAGTCATTCGGTTCTATTACAAATGTGTGCAGTACAGTGCATGGCAGTTATCAGCTGAGCAGAAAGTCCCCTACACCCAGAACCCAAAGCCAACTAGATCTACCTAAAAACCAGTTGGGACTCTGGTTAGACATGCATGCATATTGTGCACAATTATATACTTGCCCACCCCTGTCTAGATATCTTTCACTGAAAATACAGATTtcattttttgactttttttctcttttttttttaaccttaaatcATGCAAACACTGTAAGAATAGTCTTGGAAGTGGTCTAGGTAGGACAGTGTGCACCGTGGCACGTTTTCAACGGGATTACAACCTTTATGTGTGGTTCAAGTACAAGAACACGGAAAAACGAAACGGCTGGAAAACAGGTTCGAGTAACATACGCTAATGATCGGCTGCAGTGACGAAAAGCCTATTCTCACTCGATACAACAAGTcacttcatcttttttttttttctttgcatgccAGTCTTATAATGGAATAATATTCACCACTATTTATAAAAGGAATATTAGTTCagttgattacatttaaaatatgcatggcCTGAGGAAAACAACCCAGAATACCCAAATATATCTCCATGGCGTCAATCCCAtttgaaatggactgttttcctttatttttcaattacagAGAGGCcctgagtgatttttttttccgttaTACTCAAAATATATGCCAGTGAACAGATATGTATACATAGATTACTTATCAAAAGTGTGGATTAAATTCATTAcaatggctttttttaaaacctggCACGCAAACACAAGATACTCACATTCTCTTAAGAGAGTCCCTTTACCCGAGAAAGCCAGTGTGTCTATTGAGTTACAATGACTATTCAGTGGACAAACGActcatgaatatatatatttaaaagtccTATAATTAAAGTACTTAGggaaccaaaaaaacaaaaacccaaatAGTTCATAGTTTTCCCCCGAACAACGTTCAGGTTGGTTTTTGGAATCGAGTGAACCACGAGTTAAGCgttttacagtgcatttttcttttttctttaaacgaCCCTAACGCTCCATCTCTGCCGTTTCGAATCCTATCTGGGATCTTCGTGGAACGACTACAGTCAACTGGCACACAGGAGAGGGCGTAACTAGAAATACAGAGGGTTTCAACATTCTTTTGTCTTAAAAACAAGACGATAATTTGCAACCTTTCACACCAAGGCTAtgcatacaatgttttttttttctttcacgtCACTTTACACTGTGAACATGGCCTGAGACCTGACAACGGGAGGCGAACTAAAACTCGCTAAAGACGTTTTAGTATTCCGACCGAATCCTTCAAAAACTCTCGCggaagaagaaataaataacaccactcaaaaaaaaaaaaaaaaaaaaaaaaaacgcatacTTTAAAAAGAGGAACTGACAAAGGATATCTGAAGATTAGTAACAGGTTTGTGCTTGTCAAGGTCTTGAGAAGGCAGAGCTAAAATCTTGTAGAGTATATTGATTATTTGGCTCACgaatgaggaaaaacaaaaagcctAGTCCTCCAAAATCAGGTCAAACGTTGCGTTCACGTCACACACTCATTGCACGTATTGCTTTCCGCAAAGTGTTCCACCCGTTCCCAAAAAGTCATTCTGGACAGGCAAATGCGAGCTCCTTGGCCTCCGGACGGGAGAATGGCGAGACGGAGGCCGTCCGACGTTCCTCTTGTGGCTGAAATGCGGTGGATCTCGTTAATTCAAATATTGCTAGTCTAAAAGAACAGTCCGCGTGAGGCCCGTGAGATGTTCTCCTGGATCTAGCTGAGTGTGAGGGGAGCGAGATGAAGAGGGCCAGTCCAGAATCGATGGGGGTTGTGCAGTGCAGCCAGGTGGGAGCTGGCAGAGGCAGTGTGCTGTCCTCGTCCCTGTGTTCTCATTGGCCAGTCCGATTGGCCTCGCCAGCAATCAGCAAAAGCGAAAAAAACGCCACAGCTTCCTCAGTGTCTGTGGTGAAAGCCCAGCTGGAGTTTTCCCCGCTGGATTCACGGCTGTCGTTTGGCagtcctttttatttttgtctacgTTTCCCTCTTAAACCTCAAACCTTGGAACTCTGAACCACTGAAAGTCACACCTTCACAACAGCATTCGCAGATAAAAGAGAATCGGGATTAAGATAATCAAATGATCAATACATTATTGCAAAACATAGATTATTAACAAGTCCCTCAGCCCGTCACTTATACAGACATGCATCTATGATGGTCGTTCACCGGCGGAGCAGCCGCGTCCTACGAATTCGTCTGATTGCACAGTAAAGCCAAAAACCACCATCATCCAGGCCCACTCCCGCAGTCCCTAACGACGCTAAAGCACAAATTTAATTATCTGTGATCAAACAACTAGAGAATATTCAACTGTGTAAACGAATATGCCAACACAACACGTATTACAGGTTATCTTTGGAATCTGCGAAACAAGGGCAgtgtaatgaaaagaaaagatgaaaagaacccaacaacaacaaaaaaactaacaaaaaaaaaaaaaaaaaaaaaaaaaaaaaaccccggtCACAATTCCAGAACTCCAAAGTGGCTATAGGCGGCAGTAGCTTTCATGAAACGCACACAATGACGCACAGCAGAGGTCAAACAGGTTCCGTACAAATTCCGAGATTGCTTATTGTAGAGGTGGGGTTGGGAGCGGGTTGGGGGGGGGTAGGTTTGCGTTTGGCTGGAGATCAGGTGTCCCCACTCACAGAACACACTCAAGGATTTGTGCTGTTTTCCAGTGAAGGACAAAAACCTGAACTCATTCCACATCGCGGTGAACTTCAGACGCGTCGGCTCGACAGATTGGACAGGTGCGATTGGTCTGCAAGACATGTTATGGATTAATTTCTACAAGCCAGAGATGTTTCCGTACAtagctgaaaacacacacgccGCATGCCTATGCAATTAAAGACggcataaaaacaaatgtcttCCTTTTTTCGTGAGCACCGAATCAGTAGAAGTTTTTTGGAAAGAtaatgtgaccctgaagactggaggaatgaggctgaaaattcagcattgcagtCACAGGAATAAACGAAGCTTAGagaatattaaaacagtaaaaagttgtttaaaattgtgataatattttatgatatgtgaccctggaccacaaaaaataatcattagggcctttttttaatattgatgtttGTGTTCTATCATCTGAAAGCTataaaaataagcttttcactgcttattaaaaaaaaaaagcaaaatatttagACAAAACTATTTGAAAGTCTGTGATCTGAGggttcaaaaaaaaatctaaatattgagaaaatcactcTCTTCTTTACTTAACATCCTATTGACTTTTggcataaaaggaaaataaatattttgacccatacaacaTATCGATGACTTATGACCAAGGTCacatattattgttaaataaatgcatcactgATTAGCATAAGAGACcattataaaatgttcaaaaatctgATCTCATACTTTGAAACAAGTCTACCTAAGCATTTTGTAGATCGTAAGCCACTTATATTGGTCAAACGAATATTTACAGGGTTTCACATAGTTATTGCAGattttgtgcattaaaacaCCATTCTTACCTTTAACCACTTATCCACACATTTTGCATGAAATTCGTGGTTGCAGGGTAATACTCGAAGTAGCTGCCTTGACTCAAAATCACTAAAGCATACAACgcacctggaaaaaaaattgaatacaATGCATCATCAGTAACAAGTCACAACCAGACCTTCAAGATTATGTAACAGAGGGCACATATAACACAGAACACTTACAGAGTCTGTTCAGATTGGTGGTTTTCTAAATTAAACCTGTAGGACGGAAGTTGCTCTATATCAGCTTTCGTTAGTCCTCTAGGTTTCGCTTCTCCGAGTCTCTCAGCAAGGTTTAATAACGCCTGAGAGAAAAATCACAGGTGTTCAAAACTCTTCACCCAAACCGAAACAAGATAATGACATTATCTCTGTTCCAAAATTAGCTTTAATTCAATAAAGTAACTTGCTAATTCTATAACGCTAACCTTTTTCAACTTTGTTGCATCACTGCACATGCCCACAGAGTCACTCTTATTgaaaacaaatgacttttaGTTGCAAATATGCGTGTGTAAATGTTAGAAGTTATCTAGCTACAGACAGTAGATGGTGAGGCAGTTCACGAGCTTTTGGAACAGACTTTATGTGAAAACCAAGGTTTATTTTTGACAAGTTAggttatataaacaatatatgaaCTCCATCACACACCCTGGGAAGGATTTTGTATTTACCTCATAGTTCTCCATCTCCACATCATCTACATCCAAGTCCAGACTGATAGCAGGACCCACAGCAGTTGGAGGCACAGGAAGCATCGAGCTGTTTTATAAATCACAAACATATAAATTGATAACATAGACACCTTTATACAGATTTTTAGGCTTTATAAAATCCTAATCGACTAGTTTCCATTATTAGAATATGAAACATTCGCATag
The genomic region above belongs to Puntigrus tetrazona isolate hp1 chromosome 14, ASM1883169v1, whole genome shotgun sequence and contains:
- the faf2 gene encoding FAS-associated factor 2, whose product is MAAPEEQELSQAQTEKLLQFQDLTGLESMDQCRRTLEQHNWNIEAAVQDRLNEQEGVPSVFNPPPARPLQVNTTDHRVYSYIVSRPQPRGLLGWSYYLIMLPFRFTYYTLLDIFRFALRFIRPDPRGRVTDPVGDVMSFIHSFEEKYGRSHPVFYQGTYSQALNDAKRELRYLLVYLHGDDHQDTDEFCRTTLCSEEVLTFINTRMLFWACSTSKPEGYRVSQALRENTYPFLAMIMLKDRKMTVVGRLEGLIQPEDLINQLTFIMEANQTYLMSERLEREERNQTQVLRQQQDEAYLASLRADQEKDRKKREEQEQKRQEEEKARQSVLAEERRRRTLEEEKERKSECLPPEPPLDDPDSVKIVFKLPNDTRVERRFLFSQSLTVIHDFLFSLKETPEKFQIVTNFPRRVLPCLPTEEQPNPPTLMEAGLSRSEVLFVQDLTDD